The following proteins are encoded in a genomic region of Chroogloeocystis siderophila 5.2 s.c.1:
- a CDS encoding ribulose bisphosphate carboxylase small subunit, producing MSYYISPRFLDKLAVHITKNFLDLPGIRVPLILGIHGRKGEGKTFQCELVFERMGIEVIHISGGELESPDAGDPARLIRLRYREAAELIKVRGKMVALMINDLDAGAGRFDEGTQYTVNTQLVNATLMNIADNPTDVQLPGSYDSTPLHRVPIIVTGNDFSTLYAPLIREGRMEKFYWEPDRDDKIGIVGGIFAEDGLSAQEVTQLVDAFPDQAIDFFSALRSRVYDEQIRRFIHETGIERVSLRVVNSTEEPPVFQKPDFRLSHLLESGNFMVQEQQRVESSRLVREYNQALYYANRNPISANRGHAIAPAANPTPTPTQQSTPESNSEHHTVETKKPVGFQSTRYEPSSLTPPRYNGFNTSTNRHNEVLTRRVGLETLEQVKNLIAQGYHIGIEYVDKRRFSTGSWQSCSPAIHGESEAVIALETCLDEHTGDYVRIFGVDPKNKRRIMETIVQRPDNN from the coding sequence ATGAGTTACTATATCTCCCCCCGCTTTCTCGATAAACTTGCTGTTCATATCACGAAAAACTTTCTCGACCTTCCAGGAATCCGCGTACCGCTGATTTTAGGTATTCATGGTCGCAAAGGTGAAGGAAAGACCTTTCAATGCGAGTTAGTTTTTGAACGCATGGGAATTGAAGTTATTCACATTTCTGGTGGAGAACTCGAAAGCCCAGACGCAGGCGATCCAGCACGACTCATTCGTTTGCGCTATCGGGAAGCTGCGGAATTAATCAAAGTGCGCGGTAAAATGGTCGCGTTAATGATCAACGACCTTGATGCTGGTGCAGGAAGATTCGACGAAGGAACGCAGTATACCGTAAATACGCAGTTGGTCAATGCTACGTTGATGAATATTGCTGATAATCCTACCGATGTTCAACTTCCAGGAAGTTACGACTCAACACCGTTACACCGCGTCCCGATTATCGTCACAGGTAACGATTTTTCCACGTTGTACGCCCCGCTGATTCGCGAAGGGCGAATGGAAAAGTTTTATTGGGAACCGGATCGCGACGATAAAATCGGTATCGTTGGTGGAATTTTTGCAGAAGATGGACTATCGGCGCAAGAAGTGACTCAACTTGTTGATGCATTTCCCGATCAAGCGATTGACTTTTTCAGCGCCTTGCGATCGCGCGTATACGACGAACAAATTCGCCGCTTTATCCATGAAACTGGTATCGAGCGCGTATCATTACGTGTCGTAAATAGTACTGAAGAACCACCCGTCTTTCAAAAACCAGATTTCAGGTTATCGCATTTACTTGAATCAGGAAATTTCATGGTTCAAGAACAGCAACGTGTTGAAAGTTCGCGATTAGTTCGTGAGTACAACCAAGCTTTGTACTACGCCAACCGCAACCCGATTAGTGCTAATCGCGGACACGCGATCGCACCAGCAGCAAATCCAACACCTACTCCCACACAGCAATCTACTCCAGAATCCAATTCTGAACATCATACAGTTGAAACAAAGAAACCCGTTGGCTTTCAATCAACACGCTACGAACCTAGCTCATTAACTCCTCCACGCTACAATGGATTTAATACTTCAACAAACCGCCATAACGAGGTTCTCACGCGTAGAGTGGGCTTAGAAACATTAGAGCAAGTCAAAAATCTGATTGCTCAAGGGTATCATATTGGTATTGAATATGTAGATAAACGACGTTTCAGTACTGGTTCTTGGCAAAGTTGTAGCCCAGCAATTCATGGCGAATCAGAAGCGGTCATCGCCTTGGAAACGTGCTTGGATGAGCATACGGGTGACTATGTACGAATTTTTGGTGTAGATCCCAAAAATAAGCGGCGAATTATGGAGACAATTGTCCAAAGACCAGATAACAATTAA
- a CDS encoding 2'-5' RNA ligase family protein, with translation MAQITNRYFIALLPPLEIQTRVREIQQHFAERYSSRGALRSPPHITLQPPFLWSVERVNQLEMLLGNFAQQRSPLPIVLDGFGAFSPRVIYVNVRKSSELLAIQADLMAQCESIGIVDPVSKTRPFAPHMTVAFRDLTRQSFKAAWIQFQHQKLYFEFTTTDLTLLLHNGKQWTIDANFPFTFNN, from the coding sequence TTGGCTCAAATAACCAATCGCTATTTTATTGCTTTATTGCCGCCGTTGGAAATTCAAACTCGCGTTCGAGAAATTCAGCAGCATTTTGCTGAGCGCTATAGTAGTCGGGGTGCGTTGCGATCGCCGCCGCATATTACGTTACAGCCACCGTTTCTTTGGAGTGTCGAGCGTGTTAACCAACTAGAAATGCTGCTTGGCAATTTTGCCCAGCAGCGATCGCCACTACCAATTGTTCTTGATGGATTTGGTGCTTTCTCGCCGCGCGTGATTTACGTTAATGTCCGCAAATCTTCAGAATTATTAGCTATACAAGCTGATTTAATGGCACAATGCGAATCGATAGGAATTGTCGATCCTGTTTCTAAAACACGTCCTTTTGCTCCGCACATGACCGTTGCATTTCGCGATTTAACACGGCAGAGCTTTAAAGCAGCGTGGATACAATTTCAACACCAAAAGTTGTATTTTGAGTTTACGACAACTGATTTAACGTTACTACTTCATAACGGTAAACAGTGGACAATCGACGCTAATTTTCCCTTTACTTTCAACAACTAG
- a CDS encoding YciI family protein, which yields MPWFVKIEEGIVEKPKFDLHVPAHKAYVKELIANGHQARSGYWTQHGGGMMVFQAASLEEAKAIIAKDPLIQNGCVSYKLYEWQVVVE from the coding sequence ATGCCTTGGTTTGTCAAGATTGAAGAAGGCATCGTGGAAAAGCCAAAGTTTGACCTGCACGTACCTGCGCATAAAGCTTACGTCAAAGAATTGATTGCCAACGGACATCAAGCCCGCAGCGGCTATTGGACTCAACACGGTGGTGGGATGATGGTGTTTCAAGCCGCATCACTTGAAGAAGCCAAAGCGATCATTGCCAAAGATCCATTAATTCAAAACGGTTGTGTAAGCTACAAGCTTTACGAGTGGCAAGTCGTCGTTGAATAA
- a CDS encoding phasin family protein, whose amino-acid sequence MPGFGDVVQRAFYLGVGLASYAGEKAGGKLSELRSQAQKLAEEMVARGEMTTEEAKHFVEDLMQQAQQSSVNEPSASNQNREPRRIEILTDDETTTVQQDDQDVEKLRQQVLGLQEELQRLKRQQ is encoded by the coding sequence ATGCCTGGATTTGGAGATGTAGTACAAAGAGCTTTTTATCTCGGCGTTGGGCTAGCTTCTTATGCAGGCGAGAAAGCAGGCGGGAAATTATCAGAATTGCGATCGCAAGCCCAGAAGCTAGCAGAAGAAATGGTCGCTCGTGGTGAAATGACGACAGAAGAAGCTAAGCACTTCGTCGAAGACTTGATGCAGCAAGCACAACAATCGTCTGTGAATGAGCCAAGCGCTAGCAATCAAAACAGAGAACCACGTCGCATCGAAATTTTGACTGATGACGAAACAACGACGGTACAGCAAGACGATCAAGACGTGGAGAAGCTGCGCCAGCAAGTATTGGGACTACAAGAAGAATTACAAAGACTTAAGCGACAACAATAA
- the queF gene encoding preQ(1) synthase, which yields MSNESSLVQSGTEASLAADNETVEQQKYGERHINEGKLITFPNPRIGRWYNIYITLPEFTCKCPFSGYPDFATIYINYVPNERVVELKAIKLYINSYRDRYISHEESINQILDDFVAACDPLEVQIKGDFNPRGNVHTVIEVTHKREQTPTQSNTLTRKESDLK from the coding sequence ATGAGTAACGAATCAAGTTTAGTGCAAAGTGGAACTGAAGCAAGCTTAGCTGCTGATAATGAAACTGTTGAGCAACAGAAGTATGGTGAACGTCATATTAATGAAGGAAAACTGATTACCTTTCCTAACCCGCGTATTGGACGCTGGTACAACATCTACATTACTTTGCCAGAATTTACGTGTAAGTGTCCTTTTTCGGGTTATCCTGACTTTGCCACGATTTATATTAATTACGTTCCTAACGAGCGCGTCGTCGAGCTTAAGGCAATCAAACTTTATATTAACAGTTACCGCGATCGCTACATCTCGCATGAAGAATCAATCAACCAAATTTTAGATGATTTCGTTGCGGCGTGCGACCCTTTAGAAGTTCAAATCAAGGGCGATTTCAATCCTCGCGGTAATGTCCACACCGTTATCGAAGTGACTCACAAACGCGAGCAAACGCCAACACAAAGCAACACCCTAACTCGTAAAGAGTCAGACCTGAAGTAG
- a CDS encoding cytochrome c biogenesis protein has protein sequence MSLDSAKLNLWLSLRRFFRREFLPVLTDLRLAIILLLAIAVFSISGTVIEQGQSVAFYQANYPEEPALFGFLSWKVLLSLGLDHVYRTWWFLALLILFGSSLTACTFRRQLPALKWFSRTWKFYKQPHQFRKFALSAEFSHATVDNLVPLIEKRYQVFREGDALYASRGLVGRVGPIVVHASMILILVGAIWGAMTGFMAQEMVASGDSFKVQNIVDAGPWAAPQIPQDWSVRVNRFWIDYTPTGGIDQFYSDLSVIDDQGQEVKHKKIFVNEPLRYRGVTFYQTDWGIAAIRIRLNKSPILQLPMARLNTNGQGRLWATWIPTKPDLSAGVSLVARDLQGMLLLYDTTGQLINTVRPGMGVEVNGVTLKIEEVVGSTGLQIKADPGIPFVYSGFALLMLGVLMSYISHSQIWALQKDGKLYVGGKTNRAHVAFEREFLGMLEQLGKPTVVPDAVNAIASQEA, from the coding sequence ATGTCATTAGATTCTGCCAAGTTAAATTTGTGGTTATCGCTGCGGCGCTTTTTTCGGCGTGAGTTTTTACCAGTATTAACAGACTTGCGCTTGGCAATTATTTTGCTGTTGGCGATCGCAGTTTTTAGTATCTCTGGTACTGTTATCGAGCAAGGACAATCAGTCGCATTCTACCAAGCAAACTATCCCGAAGAGCCTGCGTTATTTGGCTTTCTTAGCTGGAAAGTCCTGCTAAGCTTAGGGCTAGATCATGTCTACCGTACTTGGTGGTTTTTAGCACTGCTGATTTTGTTCGGTTCAAGCTTAACGGCTTGTACATTTAGACGTCAATTACCTGCGCTGAAATGGTTTTCGCGAACTTGGAAATTTTATAAACAGCCGCACCAGTTTCGTAAGTTTGCGTTGAGTGCAGAGTTCAGCCACGCTACAGTCGATAACTTAGTGCCTTTAATAGAAAAACGCTATCAAGTTTTTCGCGAAGGAGATGCGCTTTACGCTAGCCGAGGTCTTGTGGGACGTGTTGGACCTATCGTCGTTCATGCCAGCATGATATTGATTCTTGTAGGCGCAATTTGGGGTGCGATGACAGGCTTTATGGCGCAAGAAATGGTTGCGAGTGGGGATAGTTTCAAAGTCCAAAATATAGTTGATGCAGGACCCTGGGCAGCACCACAAATTCCTCAAGATTGGTCGGTACGGGTCAATCGATTTTGGATTGACTACACACCTACGGGCGGTATCGATCAGTTTTATTCAGATTTGTCTGTCATTGACGATCAAGGGCAAGAAGTTAAGCATAAAAAGATCTTTGTCAATGAACCGCTACGCTATCGCGGTGTAACGTTTTATCAAACTGATTGGGGAATTGCGGCGATTCGCATTCGGCTGAATAAAAGTCCAATCTTACAACTACCAATGGCACGGTTGAATACGAATGGTCAAGGACGCCTTTGGGCGACTTGGATTCCTACTAAACCCGATTTGAGTGCTGGAGTCTCGCTTGTTGCTAGAGACTTACAAGGAATGCTACTTCTGTATGACACAACTGGGCAGTTAATTAATACTGTGCGCCCTGGGATGGGAGTTGAGGTCAATGGTGTAACGTTAAAGATTGAGGAAGTTGTCGGTAGTACAGGGTTGCAAATTAAAGCCGATCCAGGAATTCCCTTTGTTTATTCGGGTTTTGCTCTACTCATGCTGGGCGTACTCATGAGTTATATTTCGCATTCGCAAATTTGGGCGTTACAAAAAGACGGTAAGCTTTATGTTGGTGGGAAGACAAACCGCGCTCATGTGGCTTTTGAGCGAGAGTTTTTAGGTATGTTAGAGCAATTAGGAAAGCCAACTGTTGTTCCAGATGCGGTGAATGCGATCGCCAGTCAAGAGGCTTAA
- a CDS encoding cytochrome c biogenesis protein CcdA produces MLELWQTRLYELEQFANTLVSDQLTHLGWLSVGVIFTAGLLTSLTPCMLSMLPITVGYIGGYEAENRWHAMRMSTWFALGLATTLATLGITAAFLGQVYGQVGIGLPLIVSIVAILMGLNLLEALPLQLPSVGGLEWISQDLPQGIRSYLIGLTFGVVASPCSTPVLATLLAWVATTQDLILGATLLLAYTVGYVVPLILAGTFTATIKKLLELRRWSGWITPVSGALLVGFGVFSLLSRIPLGSI; encoded by the coding sequence ATGCTCGAACTTTGGCAAACTCGGTTGTATGAACTTGAACAATTTGCGAATACGCTCGTCTCTGACCAACTGACACATCTTGGCTGGTTGAGTGTTGGTGTAATTTTTACGGCTGGTTTGTTAACTAGCTTGACACCGTGTATGCTTTCCATGCTACCGATTACAGTGGGTTATATTGGTGGCTATGAAGCCGAAAACCGCTGGCACGCAATGCGGATGTCTACTTGGTTTGCATTAGGTTTAGCAACAACCTTAGCAACTTTAGGCATCACCGCCGCATTCTTAGGACAAGTTTACGGACAAGTAGGCATCGGGCTACCCCTTATCGTTAGTATCGTGGCGATTTTAATGGGGCTGAATCTACTTGAGGCGTTACCCTTACAGTTACCATCGGTTGGTGGGTTAGAATGGATTTCGCAAGATTTACCCCAAGGAATTCGTTCTTACCTCATTGGTTTGACGTTTGGTGTTGTTGCATCGCCTTGTAGCACACCTGTTCTAGCAACATTACTTGCTTGGGTTGCGACAACGCAAGATTTAATTCTTGGTGCAACGTTACTTCTTGCTTATACCGTTGGCTATGTCGTGCCTTTAATCTTGGCAGGAACTTTTACGGCTACAATCAAAAAATTGTTAGAATTGCGCCGCTGGTCAGGTTGGATTACACCAGTGAGTGGAGCGTTACTTGTTGGTTTTGGTGTCTTCTCACTATTGTCGCGCATTCCCTTAGGAAGTATTTAA
- a CDS encoding FtsW/RodA/SpoVE family cell cycle protein, whose product MQIRQLIPFFDKSVVGWANEARLLRWLTLLWLCIGLIILFSASYPVAAVEQNDGLYFVKRQLVGMAIGLVAFNVLVHTPLRLVLGIAHWSVLLLLGLIFLTLFRGEEILNVKRWLSIGGILIQPSELIKPFLILQSARLFGQWERVRWQARLFWLAVFALILAGILLQPNLSTTALCGMALWLIALAAGLPYLHLAGTALLGILAAVISVSYNPYQLKRITSFQNPWSDPADTGYQLIQSLLAVGSGGTWGAGFGLSQQKLHYLPIQDTDFIFAVFAEEFGFVGGVLMLVLLLMYATLALIVALKAWHPVHRLVAVGAMIFLVGQSMLNIGVATGVLPTTGLPLPFISYGSNSVIASLAIAGLLIRVARENADANVVILPGSTNRKGR is encoded by the coding sequence GTGCAGATCCGTCAACTAATTCCTTTCTTTGACAAATCTGTGGTTGGATGGGCTAACGAAGCCCGCCTGTTGCGCTGGCTAACATTGCTGTGGTTGTGCATCGGACTAATTATTTTATTTTCTGCATCCTATCCCGTTGCTGCTGTAGAACAAAATGATGGGCTTTATTTCGTCAAGCGCCAACTGGTAGGAATGGCTATTGGTTTAGTAGCATTTAACGTTCTTGTTCATACACCGTTACGCCTTGTACTTGGCATTGCGCATTGGAGTGTATTACTTCTTTTAGGATTAATTTTTTTAACACTGTTTAGAGGAGAAGAAATTTTAAATGTTAAGCGCTGGCTGTCAATTGGGGGAATTCTGATTCAACCGTCTGAGTTAATTAAGCCGTTCTTAATTTTACAAAGCGCTCGTCTTTTCGGGCAATGGGAGAGAGTTCGCTGGCAAGCGCGTTTGTTTTGGTTAGCAGTGTTTGCGCTGATTTTAGCAGGAATTCTTCTTCAACCTAATTTAAGTACAACCGCGCTCTGTGGCATGGCGTTATGGTTAATAGCACTAGCCGCAGGTTTACCTTATCTTCACTTGGCAGGAACAGCTTTACTAGGTATCTTAGCAGCAGTTATCAGTGTTAGTTATAATCCATACCAACTTAAGCGAATTACGTCTTTCCAGAATCCTTGGAGCGATCCAGCAGACACTGGTTATCAGTTAATTCAAAGTTTGCTTGCTGTAGGTTCAGGCGGAACGTGGGGAGCGGGGTTTGGACTATCGCAACAAAAATTACATTATTTGCCAATTCAAGATACTGACTTTATTTTTGCCGTTTTTGCCGAAGAATTTGGGTTTGTTGGTGGTGTATTAATGCTGGTGTTATTACTTATGTATGCGACACTGGCGTTAATCGTAGCACTCAAGGCCTGGCATCCAGTCCACAGATTAGTTGCAGTTGGGGCAATGATTTTTTTGGTAGGACAGTCAATGCTAAACATTGGGGTTGCGACTGGAGTTTTACCCACAACAGGTTTACCACTTCCCTTTATTAGCTATGGAAGTAATTCAGTGATTGCAAGCTTGGCGATCGCCGGATTACTGATCCGTGTTGCTAGAGAAAACGCGGATGCCAACGTTGTCATCTTACCAGGAAGTACCAACCGTAAAGGGCGCTGA
- a CDS encoding phycobilisome linker polypeptide, translating into MRMFKVTACVPSQTRIRTQRELQNTYFTKLVPYDNWFREQQRIMKMGGKIVKVELATGKPGVNTGLL; encoded by the coding sequence ATGCGGATGTTTAAAGTCACTGCATGTGTTCCTAGTCAAACTCGAATTAGAACACAGCGGGAATTGCAAAATACATATTTCACCAAGCTCGTTCCTTATGACAACTGGTTTCGGGAACAGCAAAGAATTATGAAAATGGGTGGCAAGATTGTAAAGGTGGAACTAGCAACAGGAAAGCCAGGAGTCAATACAGGATTGCTGTAA
- the apcB gene encoding allophycocyanin subunit beta — MQDAITAVINASDVQGKYLDNSAMEKLKGYFQTGELRVRAATTISANAAAIVKEAVAKSLLYSDITRPGGNMYTTRRYAACIRDLDYYLRYSTYAMLAGDPSILDERVLNGLKETYNSLGVPIGATVQAIQAMKEVTASLVGPDAGKEMGVYFDYICSGLS; from the coding sequence ATGCAAGACGCAATTACAGCAGTAATTAATGCTTCAGACGTACAAGGTAAGTACCTCGACAATTCGGCAATGGAAAAGCTAAAAGGCTACTTCCAAACCGGTGAACTCCGCGTACGTGCTGCGACAACTATTAGCGCTAATGCGGCGGCAATTGTTAAAGAAGCAGTAGCAAAATCGCTGCTATACTCGGACATCACTCGCCCAGGCGGTAACATGTACACAACTCGTCGCTATGCTGCTTGCATCCGCGACCTCGACTATTACCTGCGCTACTCTACCTACGCAATGCTTGCTGGCGATCCTTCGATTCTAGATGAGCGCGTACTCAATGGTCTCAAAGAAACCTACAACTCGTTGGGTGTTCCCATTGGAGCAACAGTACAAGCTATTCAAGCAATGAAAGAAGTCACTGCTAGCTTAGTTGGTCCTGATGCTGGTAAAGAAATGGGTGTTTATTTCGACTACATCTGTTCTGGCTTAAGCTAA
- the apcA gene encoding allophycocyanin subunit alpha has translation MSIVTKSIVNADAEARYLSPGELDRIKSFVTSGERRLRIAQTLTDNRERIVKQAGDQLFQKRPDVVSPGGNAYGQEMTATCLRDMDYYLRLITYGVVAGDVTPIEEIGVVGVREMYKSLGTPIEAVAESVRAMKNVATSMMSSEDASEAGSYFDYLVGAMQ, from the coding sequence ATGAGTATCGTCACGAAGTCGATCGTGAATGCAGATGCCGAAGCTCGCTATCTTAGCCCTGGTGAGCTAGATCGGATCAAGAGCTTTGTTACAAGTGGTGAGCGTCGTTTACGCATTGCTCAAACGCTAACAGACAACCGCGAACGTATCGTTAAGCAAGCCGGCGATCAGTTATTCCAAAAGCGCCCTGATGTCGTTTCTCCTGGTGGAAACGCTTATGGTCAGGAAATGACCGCAACTTGCTTGCGCGATATGGATTATTACCTACGCTTGATCACCTATGGTGTTGTTGCTGGTGATGTTACCCCAATTGAAGAAATTGGTGTTGTTGGAGTCCGCGAAATGTACAAATCGCTCGGTACTCCGATCGAAGCTGTTGCTGAAAGCGTTCGCGCAATGAAGAACGTTGCTACTTCTATGATGTCTTCTGAAGATGCTTCTGAAGCTGGCTCTTACTTTGACTACTTAGTAGGTGCTATGCAGTAG
- a CDS encoding phycobilisome rod-core linker polypeptide: MDAAKMPLTAKAIADTAAKARQMDRTRPLFIELGRSFNDGRGQSVEVGVGTTRRKPARIYRATQGASAAEIALVVDAIYAQVMDLFSGQVPTGLRRSDLDSKLKNGEISVREFVRTLASSDIYVRRFYTPYPNTKVIEFLFRHILGRAPATQQEIRQYNKLLADGGLKAAVDAMVDSPEYAQYFGEDVVPYRRYPSLPAGNYLGSVKAAADLVKQSWSDLSPSVLNRL; the protein is encoded by the coding sequence ATGGATGCGGCGAAGATGCCATTAACAGCGAAGGCGATCGCTGATACCGCGGCGAAAGCTCGGCAAATGGATCGCACTCGTCCGCTATTTATCGAGCTTGGTCGTTCGTTTAACGACGGTCGTGGACAATCAGTCGAAGTTGGTGTAGGAACGACGCGTCGTAAACCCGCGCGTATTTACCGTGCTACCCAAGGCGCAAGCGCTGCGGAAATAGCATTAGTCGTTGATGCAATCTACGCTCAAGTTATGGACTTGTTTAGCGGTCAAGTTCCTACAGGTCTACGGCGTTCTGATTTAGATAGTAAACTCAAAAACGGTGAAATCTCGGTACGCGAATTTGTCCGCACGTTGGCAAGTTCAGACATCTATGTACGGCGCTTTTATACACCATACCCAAATACCAAGGTAATTGAATTTTTATTTCGTCATATCTTGGGTCGGGCACCCGCGACACAGCAAGAAATTCGCCAATATAACAAGCTGTTAGCTGATGGTGGATTGAAAGCAGCCGTTGACGCGATGGTAGACAGTCCTGAGTACGCTCAATACTTTGGCGAAGATGTCGTCCCTTATCGCCGCTATCCATCTTTACCCGCAGGTAACTACCTGGGTAGCGTGAAGGCCGCAGCAGACCTTGTTAAGCAATCTTGGTCGGATTTGTCTCCTTCAGTTTTAAACCGCCTCTAA
- a CDS encoding class I SAM-dependent methyltransferase translates to MDRDISSAVQRLYDTYPFPPEPLLDSPPPGYNWRWNWIAAYNFCTGQKPNKQDIRILDAGCGTGVGTEYLVHLNPKASVVGIDLSAGALAVARDRCARSGAERVEFHHLSLYDVAQLPGEFDLINCVGVLHHLEDPIRGIQALAAKLAPGGLMHIFVYGELGRWEIQLMQKAIALLQQQGDYQDGVQIGRKIFAALPDNNRIVKREKERWSLENQRDANFADMYVHPQEIDYNIETLFELIDASGLEFLGFSNPSYWQLERLLGKDPTLMQRAQDLNDRAVYRLIELLDPEGATHYEFFLGRSPVPKADWSSDEALLGAIPERHPCIEGWASRCLFNYDYQIVNLSEAEFEFLQACDANIQQKTIGEILSQVELELARVRLLLTSGLIILNPI, encoded by the coding sequence ATGGATCGAGACATCAGTTCTGCCGTGCAGCGGCTATATGACACGTATCCCTTTCCTCCAGAACCGCTTTTGGATAGCCCACCTCCTGGGTATAACTGGCGCTGGAATTGGATTGCTGCTTACAATTTTTGTACGGGTCAAAAACCTAACAAGCAAGATATCCGTATTCTGGATGCAGGATGTGGCACAGGAGTAGGCACCGAGTATCTGGTACATCTCAACCCAAAAGCTTCAGTCGTTGGGATTGATTTAAGTGCAGGCGCATTAGCAGTCGCGCGTGATCGCTGCGCCCGATCTGGTGCTGAGCGCGTCGAATTTCATCATCTCAGTTTATATGATGTCGCCCAGCTACCAGGAGAATTTGATCTAATCAACTGCGTAGGCGTATTACACCATCTAGAAGACCCGATTAGAGGCATTCAAGCTTTAGCCGCTAAACTTGCCCCTGGCGGTCTCATGCACATCTTTGTTTATGGAGAATTAGGGCGCTGGGAAATTCAATTGATGCAAAAAGCAATCGCACTTCTCCAACAACAAGGCGATTATCAAGATGGCGTCCAAATCGGGCGCAAAATTTTTGCAGCTTTACCAGACAATAACCGCATCGTCAAACGCGAAAAAGAACGCTGGTCGCTAGAAAATCAGCGCGACGCGAACTTTGCGGATATGTACGTTCATCCCCAAGAAATTGACTACAACATCGAGACGCTTTTTGAACTGATTGATGCTTCAGGTTTAGAGTTTTTGGGCTTCTCGAATCCGAGTTATTGGCAACTAGAGCGACTTTTAGGAAAAGACCCAACGCTGATGCAACGCGCGCAAGATTTGAATGATCGCGCTGTGTATCGATTGATTGAATTATTAGACCCCGAAGGCGCAACACATTACGAATTCTTCCTCGGTCGCTCCCCTGTACCTAAAGCTGACTGGTCAAGCGATGAAGCACTACTCGGTGCAATTCCCGAACGTCACCCGTGTATCGAGGGATGGGCAAGTCGTTGCTTGTTTAACTACGACTACCAAATCGTGAACTTATCCGAGGCAGAATTTGAATTTCTCCAAGCTTGTGATGCGAACATCCAACAAAAAACCATAGGCGAGATTTTGTCTCAAGTAGAGTTAGAGTTAGCCAGAGTGCGATTGCTCCTCACATCTGGACTAATTATCCTAAATCCGATTTAA
- a CDS encoding ATP synthase subunit I, with the protein MQEFYHLSQELLFWTMALTAIIFVFVWIFYSLNISLNYLIGACTGVVYLRMLARDVERLGGEKKQLSKTRLALLIGLILLASRWNQLQILPIFLGFLTYKASLIIYVLRTTFVSGSHKVGQS; encoded by the coding sequence ATGCAAGAGTTCTATCACCTCTCTCAAGAGTTACTGTTTTGGACCATGGCATTGACAGCGATTATCTTTGTCTTTGTCTGGATATTTTATTCCCTCAATATTTCCTTAAACTATCTCATCGGGGCATGTACAGGTGTGGTTTACTTGAGGATGTTAGCAAGAGATGTAGAGCGGCTAGGGGGAGAAAAAAAGCAGCTGAGTAAAACTCGGTTAGCTTTACTAATTGGGTTAATTCTACTAGCAAGCCGGTGGAATCAACTGCAAATTTTGCCTATATTTCTAGGTTTTCTCACCTATAAAGCTTCGCTGATCATCTACGTACTACGGACGACATTTGTCTCTGGCTCTCACAAAGTCGGGCAATCCTAG